A stretch of the Colius striatus isolate bColStr4 unplaced genomic scaffold, bColStr4.1.hap1 scaffold_46, whole genome shotgun sequence genome encodes the following:
- the LOC133629460 gene encoding DNA-(apurinic or apyrimidinic site) endonuclease-like, whose translation MVVEVISRRLGSKVNFSQCPVRVPPPPWDTTEDGRRFNFKVTSWNVDGLRAWVKKGGLEWVQADAPDVLCLQETKCGAESVPEELRSLGAFPHQHSPSDRPSYIGMGLLSRTKPLAVTYGMGDPELDAEGHVLTAEFPALRVVCVYVPNSGRGLGRLSFRQAWDERFRSFVSQLDRSKPVAICGDLNVAHQPLDLRNPSGNKRSPGFTREERETFRELLGAGFLDSFRVFNPSLPNAFTFWTYLSGARARNVGWRLDYCLWSQRGRKDLCDSRIEQRAQGSDHCPVGIYLVLERAG comes from the exons TTTCTCCCAGTGTCCTGTACGTGTCCCCCCCCCGCCCTGGGACACGACGGAAGACGGGCGAAGGTTCAACTTCAAGGTGACGTCGTGGAACGTGGACGGTCTCAGGGCCTGGGTGAAGAAAGGAGGCCTGGAG tGGGTCCAGGCCGATGCCCCCGACGTCCTTTGCCTCCAGGAGACCAAATGTGGGGCTGAGTCGGTGCCAGAGGAGCTGCGGAGCCTCGGGGCCttccctcaccagcacagccccagcgacCGGCCCAGCTACATCGGcatggggctgctcagcaggacCAAACCCCTGGCTGTCACCTATGGCATGG GTGACCCCGAGCTGGACGCCGAGGGCCACGTGCTGACGGCCGAGTTCCCTGCCCTGCGCGTCGTCTGCGTCTACGTGCCCAACTCCGGGCGAGGCCTGGGCCGCCTGAGCTTCCGGCAGGCCTGGGACGAGCGCTTCCGCTCCTTCGTGTCCCAGCTGGACCGGTCCAAACCGGTCGCCATCTGCGGCGACCTCAACGTCGCCCACCAGCCCTTGGACCTGAGGAACCCGTCGGGGAACAAGAGGAGCCCCGGGTTCACACGGGAGGAGCGGGAGACgttcagggagctgctgggggccgGCTTCCTCGACAGCTTCCGGGTGTTTAACCCCTCGCTGCCCAACGCCTTCACCTTCTGGACCTACCTGagcggggccagggccaggaacgtgggctggaggctggattactgcctgtggtcccagaggggcaggaaggatctGTGCGACAGCAGGATCGAGCAGCGGGCCCAGGGCAGCGACCACTGTCCTGTGGGGATCTACCTGGTGCTGGAgagggcaggctga